The Prinia subflava isolate CZ2003 ecotype Zambia chromosome 5, Cam_Psub_1.2, whole genome shotgun sequence genome window below encodes:
- the NDUFS8 gene encoding NADH dehydrogenase [ubiquinone] iron-sulfur protein 8, mitochondrial, whose protein sequence is MAALRLLYQAARAGPLAPLGSLRPLSTSTPRDCYKYVNVREPAMDMRSITDRAAQTLLWTELVRGLAMTLSYLFREPATINYPFEKGPLSPRFRGEHALRRYPSGEERCIACKLCEAVCPAQAITIEAEPRADGSRRTTRYDIDMTKCIYCGFCQEACPVDAIVEGPNFEFSTETHEELLYNKEKLLNNGDKWEAEIAANIQADYLYR, encoded by the exons ATGGCAGCGCTGCGACTGCTGTACCAGGCTGCCCGTGCAG GCCCCCTGGCCCCGCTGGGCTCCCTGCGCCCGCTcagcaccagcacccccagggacTGCTACA AGTACGTCAACGTCCGGGAGCCAGCCATGGACATGCGATCCATCACCGACCGCGCCGCCCAGACCCTGCTCTGGACCGAGCTGGTCCGCG GCCTGGCCATGACCCTGAGCTACCTTTTCCGTGAGCCGGCCACCATCAATTACCCGTTCGAGAAGGGCCCGCTGAGCCCGCGGTTCCGCGGGGAGCACGCGCTGCGCCGGTACCCGTCCGGGGAGGAGCGCTGCATCGCCTGCAAGCTCTGCGAGGCTGTGTGCCCTGCGCAG GCCATCACCATCGAGGCCGAGCCCCGCGCCGACGGCAGCCGCCGCACCACCCGCTACGACATCGACATGACCAAGTGCATCTACTGCGGGTTCTGCCAGGAGGCCTGTCCCGTGGACGCCATTGTGGAG GGCCCCAACTTCGAGTTCTCGACGGAGACGCACGAGGAGCTGCTCTACAACAAGGAGAAGCTGCTCAACAACGGCGACAAGTGGGAGGCCGAGATCGCGGCCAACATCCAGGCCGATTACCTGTACCGGTGA
- the TCIRG1 gene encoding V-type proton ATPase 116 kDa subunit a 3 — protein MGSLFRSEEVCLAQLFLQSASAYSCISELGERGLLEFRDLNPKVSPFQRRFVGEVRRCEEMEKTFTFLQQELRAAGRVLAPCPESPRAPAAREALRVQEQSEQLAQELREVTRSRSSLRGRLRDMRQYLHVLREGQRFTSLPAPLGSPPRPRALSEREPILDPSLHRHLERKINFVAGVIHPWRVSAFERLLWRACRGYLVASFVEMPEPMEDPATGESITWVIFLISYWGEQIGQKIRKISDCFHCQVYLYPESEASRTDTISRLHGDIQELSVALEETEKYLAEVLDKVALALPTWRVQVQKMKAIYLVLNQCSFDVTEKCLIAEVWCPVQDLTQVQDALRQGSYQSGSSVECFVQRVPTSESPPTLIRTNKFTAGFQSIVDAYGVASYQEVNPAPYAIITFPFIFAIMFGDVGHGLLMFLFALWMVLYEDNPRLRQGTNEIWLTFFEGRYLILLMGAFSIYTGFIYNECFSKATTIFPSAWSVATMANHSSWSSEYLATHPSLTLDPNVTGVFQGPYPFGIDPIWSLASNHLNFLNSFKMKMSVVLGIVHMAFGVVLGVFNHVHFQQRHRLVLEFLPEMIFLLALFGYLVFLIFYKWIKFSAADSRVAPSILIHFIDMFLFTSNAENLPLYPGQVPLQMVLVVLALASVPVLLLGTPLYRWCRQRSPRMLPATGEQEPLLEGQEAGNSVNATKEDVENGRHSPDAEHLDFAEIFMHQAIHTIEYCLGCISNTASYLRLWALSLAHAQLSEVLWTMVMRNGFVRLSYVGGVVLVPVFAAFAVLTVAILLVMEGLSAFLHALRLHWVEFQNKFYVGAGYKLCPFAFAPDTWE, from the exons ATGGGTTCCCTGTTCCGCAGCGAGGAGGTTTGCCTGGCCCAGCTCTTCCTCCAGTCGGCTTCTGCCTACAGCTGCATCAGCGAGCTGGGCGAGCGCGGGCTGCTCGAGTTCAGGGAC CTGAACCCCAAAGTGAGCCCCTTCCAGCGGCGCTTCGTGGGCGAGGTGCGGCGCTGCGAGGAGATGGAGAAAACCTTCA ccttcctgcagcaggagctgcggGCCGCGGGGCGGGTGCTGGCGCCGTGTCCCGAGAGCCCGCGGGCGCCGGCGGCGCGGGAGGCGCTGCGGGTGCAGGAGCAGTCGGAGCAGCTGGCGCAGGAGCTGCGGGAGGTCACCCGGAGCCGCTCGTCCCTGCGCGGCCGCCTGCGGGACATGCGGCAGTACCTGCACGTCCTGCGCGAGGGACAGCGCTTCACCAGCCTGCCG GCCCCCCTGGGCTCCCCGCCGCGGCCACGGGCACTCTCGGAGCGTGAGCCCATCCTCGACCCTTCCCTGCACCGCCACCTGGAGCGAAAGATCAA CTTCGTGGCCGGCGTCATCCACCCGTGGCGAGTGTCCGCCTTCGAGCGGCTGCTGTGGCGCGCCTGCCGCGGGTACCTGGTGGCCTCCTTCGTGGAGATGCCCGAGCCGATGGAGGACCCGGCCACG ggcgAGAGCATCACCTGGGTCATCTTCCTCATATCCTACTGGGGCGAGCAGATCGGGCAGAAGATCCGCAAGATCTCAGACTG ctTCCACTGCCAGGTGTATCTGTACCCAGAGAGCGAGGCCAGCAGGACAGACACCATTTCCAGGCTGCACGGCGATATCCAGGAGCTCAGCGTG GCGCTGGAGGAGACAGAGAAGTACCTGGCGGAGGTGCTGGACAAGGTGGCGCTGGCGCTGCCCACCTGGCGCGTGCAGGTGCAGAAGATGAAGGCCATCTACCTCGTCCTCAACCAGTGCAGCTTCGATGTTACCGAGAAGTGCCTCATCGCCGAGGTCTGGTGCCCCGTGCAGGACCTCACCCAAGTGCAGGATGCCCTGCGCCAGGGATCC TACCAGAGCGGCTCCAGCGTGGAGTGCTTCGTGCAGCGCGTCCCCACCTCGGAGAGCCCCCCCACCCTCATCCGCACCAACAAGTTCACCGCCGGCTTCCAGAGCATCGTGGATGCCTACGGGGTGGCCAGTTACCAGGAGGTGAACCCCG CACCCTACGCCATCATCACCTTCCCCTTCATCTTCGCCATCATGTTTGGGGACGTGGGGCACGGGCTGCTCATGTTCCTCTTCGCGCTCTGGATGGTGCTGTACGAGGACAACCCCCGCCTGCGGCAGGGCACCAACGag ATCTGGCTGACCTTCTTCGAGGGGCGCTACCTCATCTTGCTCATGGGTGCCTTCTCCATCTACACCGGCTTCATATACAATGAGTGCTTCAGCAAAGCCACCACTATCTTCCCTTCCGCCTGGAGCGTGGCCACCATGGCCAACCACTCCTCCTGGAG ctctgagtACCTCGCCACCCACCCCTCGCTCACCCTGGACCCCAATGTCACCGGTGTCTTCCAAGGGCCGTATCCGTTCGGGATCGACCCG ATCTGGAGCTTGGCCTCCAACCACCTCAACTTCCTCAACTCCTTCAAGATGAAGATGTCAGTGGTGCTGGGCATCGTCCACATGGCCTTCGGCGTTGTGTTGGGGGTCTTCAACCACGT GCACTTCCAGCAGCGGCACCGGCTGGTCCTGGAGTTCCTCCCAGAGATGATTTTCCTCCTGGCTCTTTTTGGCTACCTGGTCTTCCTCATCTTCTACAAGTGGATCAAGTTCAGTGCTGCTGACTCCCGGGTGGCCCCCAGCATCCTCATCCACTTCATTGACATGTTTCTCTTCACCTCCAATGCTGAGAACCTCCCGCTCTACCCGGGACAG GTGCCATTGCAGatggtgctggtggtgctggcGCTGGCATCGgtgcctgtcctgctcctggggacGCCGCTGTACCGGTGGTGCCGGCAGCGTTCCCCGAGGATG ctgccagccacaggGGAACAGGAGCCgctgctggaggggcaggaggctgggaaCTCCGTCAACGCCACCAAGGAGGACGTGGAGAACGGGAGGCACAGCCCTGATGCCGAG cacttggaCTTCGCAGAAATCTTCATGCACCAGGCAATCCACACCATCGAGTACTGCCTGGGCTGCATCTCCAACACCGCATCCTACCTGCGGCTCTGGGCGCTCAGCCTGGCACACGCCC AGCTCTCGGAGGTCCTGTGGACTATGGTGATGCGGAACGGCTTTGTGAGGCTGAGCTACGTGGGCGGCGTGGTGCTGGTGCCCGTCTTCGCTGCCTTCGCCGTGCTGACCGTGGCCATCCTGCTGGTGATGGAGGGGCTCTCTGCCTTCCTCCATGCCCTGCGCCTGCACTG GGTGGAGTTCCAGAATAAGTTCTACGTGGGTGCCGGGTACAAGCTCTGCCCCTTCGCCTTCGCCCCAGACACCTGGGAGTAG
- the TBX10 gene encoding T-box transcription factor TBX10, whose translation PLHPAVGSCGVLGRGRDGDKTPLWWGTGHPDPATTSTEGGCDGVALPGVCSPQPTPLQPSTAFLGGPGEGSLSAPSLGWAGEGPGAGGKNRHVCHAAARLEMGSLWEEFNRLGTEMIVTKAGRRMFPTFQVKLSGLDPLADYVLLMDFIPLDDKRYRYAFHSSSWLAAGRAEPAAPGRVHFHPDSPAKGAQWMRQIVSFDKLKLTNNLLDDNGHIILNSMHRYQPRFHVVFVDPRHDSERFAHQNFKSFSFPETQFMAVTAYQNHRITQLKIASNPFAKGFRDGDPEPWCGVPAGSLLGAARSHGALAAAPQQSAAPPSFPELSAPTFQPLTCPPGVYVGAKPRTLPYPLPAFPPLSTYSPTAAPSFGYSQQ comes from the exons CCTCTGCACCCGGCGGTGGGGTCCTGCGGTGTTTTGGGGCGTGGCAGGGACGGGGATAAAACCCCACTGTGGTGGGGGACAGGACACCCTGATCCTGCCACCACCTCCACGGAGGGAGGGTGTGATGGGGTGGCCCTGCCCGGGGTCTGCTCCCCCCAGCCAACACCCCTTCAACCCTCCACAGCCTTCCTGGGGGGCCCGGGTGAGGGGTCTCTGAGCGCCCCCAGCCTCGGGTGGGCTGGCGAGGGGCCGGGGGCTGGCGGCAAGAACCGGCACGTGTGCCACGCTGCAGCTCGGCTGGAGATGGGCAGCCTCTGGGAGGAGTTCAACCGCCTGGGCACCGAGATGATCGTCACCAAGGCAGGCAG GAGGATGTTTCCCACCTTTCAGGTGAAGCTGTCAGGGTTGGATCCGTTGGCCGACTACGTCCTGCTCATGGATTTCATCCCGCTGGATGACAAGAGATAcag ATACGCCTTCCACAGCTCGTCCTGGCTGGCGGCGGGCCGGGCAGAGCCAGCGGCTCCCGGGCGCGTTCACTTCCACCCCGACTCCCCGGCCAAGGGAGCCCAGTGGATGCGGCAGATCGTGTCCTTCGACAAGCTCAAGCTGACCAACAACCTCCTGGATGACAATGGCCAC ATCATCCTCAACTCCATGCACCGCTACCAGCCGCGCTTCCACGTCGTCTTTGTGGACCCACGGCACGACAGCGAGCGCTTTGCCCACCAGAACTTCAAGTCCTTCAGCTTCCCTGAGACCCAGTTCATGGCAGTGACCGCCTACCAGAACCACCGG ATCACCCAGCTGAAGATCGCCAGCAACCCCTTCGCCAAGGGATTTCGGGACGGCGACCCCGAGCCGTG GTGTGGGGTGCCCGCAGGGtccctgctgg gggctgcacgCAGCCAtggggctctggctgctgccccCCAACAATCAGCAGCACCCCCCAGTTTCCCCGAGCTCTCTGCACCCACCttccagcccctcacctgccCCCCTGGTGTCTATGTGGGAGCCAAACCCCGCACCCTGCCCTAccccctgcctgccttccccccGCTCAGTACCTACAGCCCCACCGCAGCCCCCAGCTTTGGCTACAGCCAGCAGTGA
- the RAD51 gene encoding DNA repair protein RAD51 homolog 1, with protein sequence MAMQMQLEASADTSAEEESFGPQLISRLEQCGINANDVKKLEEAGFHTVEAVAYAPKKELLNIKGISEAKADKILAEAAKLVPMGFTTATEFHQRRSEIIQITTGSKELDKLLQGGIETGSITELFGEFRTGKTQLCHTLAVTCQLPIDRGGGEGKAMYIDTEGTFRPERLLAVAERYGLSGSDVLDNVAYARGFNTDHQTQLLYQASAMMAESRYALLIVDSATALYRTDYSGRGELSARQMHLARFLRMLLRLADEFGVAVVITNQVVAQVDGAAMFAADPKKPIGGNIIAHASTTRLYLRKGRGETRICKIYDSPCLPEAEAMFAINADGVGDAKD encoded by the exons ATGGCCATGCAGATGCAGCTGGAGGCCAGCGCAGACACatcagcagaggaggagagctTTGGGCCACAGCTCATATCCAGGTTGGAG caaTGTGGCATAAATGCCAATGATGTGAAGAAGCTGGAAGAGGCTGGATTTCACACAGTGGAGGCTGTGGCCTACGCACCAAAGAAGGAGCTGCTGAACATTAAAGGCATCAGTGAAGCCAAAGCTGACAAAATCTTG GCTGAGGCAGCCAAGCTGGTTCCCATGGGCTTCACCACGGCCACAGAATTCCACCAACGGCGGTCAGAGATCATCCAGATCACCACTGGCTCCAAAGAGCTGGATAAGCTGCTTCAAG GAGGAATAGAAACAGGGTCCATAACAGAGTTGTTTGGGGAATTCCGTACTGGGAAGACGCAGCTGTGTCACACCCTGGCCGTCACCTGTCAG ctCCCCATAGACCGCGGGGGCGGCGAGGGAAAAGCCATGTACATCGACACGGAGGGGACCTTCCGCCCAGAGCGGCTCCTGGCCGTGGCTGAAAG GTATGGCCTGTCTGGCAGCGATGTCCTGGACAACGTGGCCTACGCTCGGGGCTTTAACACCGACCACCAGACCCAGCTGCTGTACCAGGCCTCGGCCATGATGGCTGAGTCACG GTACGCGCTGCTGATTGTGGACAGCGCCACGGCCCTGTACCGCACGGATTACTCAGGAAGGGGGGAGCTCTCCGCCAGGCAGATGCACCTGGCCCGGTTCCTGCGGATGCTGCTGCGCCTGGCGGACGAG TTCGGCGTGGCTGTCGTCATCACGAACCAGGTGGTGGCACAGGTGGACGGAGCTGCCATGTTCGCTGCAGATCCCAAAAAGCCCATCGGAGGCAACATCATCGCTCATGCTTCCACCACCAG GCTGTACCTGCGGAAAGGGCGAGGTGAGACCAGGATCTGTAAAATCTACGACTCTCCGTGTCTCCCTGAGGCTGAAGCCATGTTTGCCATCAACGCTGATGGAGTGGGAGACGCTAAAGACTGA